A DNA window from Phoenix dactylifera cultivar Barhee BC4 chromosome 13, palm_55x_up_171113_PBpolish2nd_filt_p, whole genome shotgun sequence contains the following coding sequences:
- the LOC103711433 gene encoding myb-related protein MYBAS1-like isoform X1: MMMAKGDTRKGPWTEQEDLQLVWFVGLLGERRWDFLAKVSGLNRTGKSCRLRWVNYLHPGLKRGRMTPQEEHLVLELHAKWGNRWSRIARRLPGRTDNEIKNYWRTHMRKKAQERNRSSPPPSPSSSSSNPSSPLVSDPPSEEAGEGKHELDGVAEGTSSMTWFEENEEGVKGYPMDQIWNEMASSELISELMSFEGYKNEACISVSCPSVPSPVWDYCSDSLWKIDDEEFKVLASIGDNTIRES; encoded by the exons TGATGATGGCGAAAGGAGACACCAGAAAGGGCCCCTGGACGGAGCAGGAAGACCTCCAACTGGTATGGTTTGTGGGCTTGCTCGGTGAACGCCGTTGGGATTTCTTAGCAAAGGTGTCAG GTCTTAATAGGACAggaaagagttgcaggttgCGTTGGGTTAATTACCTTCACCCCGGTCTCAAACGCGGCCGCATGACTCCCCAGGAAGAGCACCTCGTGCTTGAACTCCATGCCAAATGGGGCAATAG GTGGTCTCGTATTGCTCGGAGACTACCCGGCCGCACCGATAATGAGATTAAGAACTACTGGAGGACCCATATGAGAAAGAAAGCACAAGAACGGAATAGAAGCTCTCCCCCTCCGTCACCTTCTTCGTCGTCGAGTAATCCTTCCTCCCCTCTCGTCAGCGATCCTCCATCGGAAGAAGCTGGGGAAGGGAAGCATGAGCTGGATGGCGTCGCAGAGGGTACCTCTTCGATGACATGGTTCGAAGAGAATGAGGAAGGTGTGAAGGGTTACCCCATGGATCAGATTTGGAATGAGATGGCCTCATCCGAGCTTATCAGTGAGCTGATGAGCTTCGAGGGATACAAGAACGAAGCTTGCATTAGTGTTTCCTGCCCCTCGGTGCCCTCTCCTGTGTGGGACTATTGTTCTGACTCGCTTTGGAAGATAGATGATGAGGAGTTCAAGGTGCTCGCTTCCATAGGAGACAACACGATCAGGGAGTCCTAG
- the LOC103711433 gene encoding myb-related protein MYBAS1-like isoform X2 — protein MTPQEEHLVLELHAKWGNRWSRIARRLPGRTDNEIKNYWRTHMRKKAQERNRSSPPPSPSSSSSNPSSPLVSDPPSEEAGEGKHELDGVAEGTSSMTWFEENEEGVKGYPMDQIWNEMASSELISELMSFEGYKNEACISVSCPSVPSPVWDYCSDSLWKIDDEEFKVLASIGDNTIRES, from the exons ATGACTCCCCAGGAAGAGCACCTCGTGCTTGAACTCCATGCCAAATGGGGCAATAG GTGGTCTCGTATTGCTCGGAGACTACCCGGCCGCACCGATAATGAGATTAAGAACTACTGGAGGACCCATATGAGAAAGAAAGCACAAGAACGGAATAGAAGCTCTCCCCCTCCGTCACCTTCTTCGTCGTCGAGTAATCCTTCCTCCCCTCTCGTCAGCGATCCTCCATCGGAAGAAGCTGGGGAAGGGAAGCATGAGCTGGATGGCGTCGCAGAGGGTACCTCTTCGATGACATGGTTCGAAGAGAATGAGGAAGGTGTGAAGGGTTACCCCATGGATCAGATTTGGAATGAGATGGCCTCATCCGAGCTTATCAGTGAGCTGATGAGCTTCGAGGGATACAAGAACGAAGCTTGCATTAGTGTTTCCTGCCCCTCGGTGCCCTCTCCTGTGTGGGACTATTGTTCTGACTCGCTTTGGAAGATAGATGATGAGGAGTTCAAGGTGCTCGCTTCCATAGGAGACAACACGATCAGGGAGTCCTAG